A single genomic interval of Pyrus communis chromosome 7, drPyrComm1.1, whole genome shotgun sequence harbors:
- the LOC137740252 gene encoding ubiquitin-like protein ATG12, which produces MATTESPGAVKKVVVHLRATGDAPILKQTKFKILGTDKFAKVIEFLRRQLHKETLFVYVNSAFSPNPDELVIDLYNNFGFDGKLVVNYACSMAWG; this is translated from the exons ATGGCTACCACGGAGTCTCCGGGTGCTGTTAAAAAAG TGGTTGTTCATCTGAGAGCTACTGGTGATGCTCCTATACTCAAGCAAACCAAATTCAAG ATTCTTGGAACTGACAAGTTTGCTAAAGTGATTGAGTTTCTACGAAGGCAACTTCACAAGGAGACCTTG TTTGTATATGTAAACAGTGCATTCTCGCCGAACCCAGATGAATTGGTGATTGATCTGTATAAT AATTTCGGTTTTGATGGTAAACTGGTGGTTAACTATGCTTGCTCCATGGCATGGGGCTGA
- the LOC137739791 gene encoding transcription factor MYB1-like, with translation MGRSPCCSKDEGLNRGAWTAMEDKVLTEYIRNHGEGKWRNLPKRAGLRRCGKSCRLRWLNYLRPDIKRGNITRDEEELIIRLHKLLGNRWSLIAGRLPGRTDNEIKNYWNTTIGKRIQGEGRLCSDGNRRPTQEKPKPTLSPKPCTNISCTKVVRTKASRCTKVVLPHESQKFGHSTKQVVNAAPILDQAMNNPMVGIDEPLLPMSFLDDENNNSCEFLVDFKMDENFLSDFLNVDFSVLYNNEGAGKAAAAATTEDTSNKLHGPDLRSSMAPIIESELDCWLVDN, from the exons ATGGGAAGGAGTCCTTGTTGTTCAAAGGATGAGGGGTTGAATAGAGGAGCATGGACAGCTATGGAAGACAAAGTACTGACTGAATATATCAGAAATCATGGTGAAGGGAAATGGAGAAACCTTCCCAAAAGAGCAG GGCTCAGGAGATGTGGCAAAAGTTGCAGGCTGCGATGGTTGAACTACCTAAGACCTGACATCAAGAGAGGAAACATCACTCGTGATGAAGAAGAGCTCATCATCAGGCTTCACAAGCTCCTGGGCAACAG ATGGTCTCTGATAGCTGGAAGGCTTCCAGGCCGAACAGACAATGAAATCAAGAATTATTGGAACACTACAATTGGAAAGAGAATTCAAGGTGAAGGTCGCTTATGTTCTGATGGAAATCGTAGGCCAACCCAAGAAAAACCAAAACCTACGCTGTCACCTAAACCTTGTACAAATATTTCATGCACCAAAGTGGTCAGAACCAAAGCATCAAGGTGCACAAAAGTGGTCTTGCCCCATGAGTCCCAAAAGTTTGGTCACAGTACTAAACAAGTGGTCAATGCAGCACCAATACTAGACCAGGCGATGAATAATCCAATGGTGGGGATTGATGAACCTTTGTTGCCAATGTCATTTTTGGACGATGAAAACAATAATTCGTGTGAGTTTTTGGTGGATTTTAAGATGGACGAGAATTTTCTATCCGATTTTCTTAATGTCGATTTCTCTGTGCTCTATAACAATGAGGGAGCTGGtaaagctgctgctgctgctaccACTGAAGACACGAGTAATAAGTTGCATGGCCCAGATCTCCGATCATCTATGGCTCCTATCATTGAATCTGAATTGGACTGCTGGCTCGTAGATAATTAA